The Pecten maximus chromosome 12, xPecMax1.1, whole genome shotgun sequence genome includes a region encoding these proteins:
- the LOC117339337 gene encoding uncharacterized protein LOC117339337 — MLQRTYIVPSTLSCWQFQQSVVLENLRNTGKDLKLGGDARCSSPGHTAKYGSYTLMDVETSKVIDLQLVQSNEVKNSYNMELEGLKRSLRFLEEEGVSVSDLVTDRHSQVKKFMKTECPSINHWFDVWHVAKGVYKKLEALGKTKKYALVGQWARSISNHVYWCAASSDGEEELVRQKWTSITNHIANIHDGHGDKFERCQHGDLERNWFKPGSKALGEVEKIVHNKLLLKDIGKLSPGEQTSSLESFHNIVNFFAPKSTHYFYNQMKARLCLAAMHFNVNSSRSQAVKDGKGQYRVSFPKSRKGDPVAKEVKVKQNFCYIQELMDEVVIRREMFSTYDQAKRALQQELDPAPPSISGQKRDVIQDYNRDIVIQNMCRRFNCYVRNEDSGIR, encoded by the exons atgttacagAGAACATACATTGTGCCCTCGACATTGTCTTGCTGGCAGTTTCAGCAGTCTGTTGTCCTGgaaaacctaagaaacacagGCAAAGACCTCAAACTTGGTGGGGATGCTCGATGTTCTTCGCCAGGCCACACCGCTAAATATGGAAGTTACACTTTAATGGATGTTGAAACTTCAAAGGTTATTGACTTGCAACTAGTTCAG tCTAATGAAGTGAAGAACTCTTACAATATGGAACTTGAAGGTCTGAAGCGGTCCCTGAGATTTCTTGAAGAAGAAGGTGTGAGTGTGTCTGACTTGGTGACAGACAGGCACAGTCAGGTCAAGAAATTCATGAAGACGGAATGCCCCAGCATTAATCACTGGTTTGACGTTTGGCATGTGGCAAAAG gAGTCTACAAAAAGTTGGAAGCTCTTGGCAAGACCAAAAAGTATGCTTTGGTTGGACAATGGGCTAGATCAATCAGCAACCATGTGTACTGGTGTGCAGCCAGTAGTGATGGAGAGGAGGAACTTGTGCGTCAAAAATGGACCAGCATCACCAATCACATAGCCAACATCCACGATGGTCATGGGGACAAGTTTGAGAGATGCCAGCATGGAGATCTGGAAAGGAATTGGTTCAAGCCAG GTAGCAAAGCTTTGGGAGAAGTGGAAAAGATTGTCCACAACAAACTGCTATTGAAGGACATTGGGAAACTGTCTCCAGGTGAACAGACATCGAGCTTGGAATCTTTCCACAACATTGTTAACTTCTTCGCACCAAAGTCAACTCACTACTTTTACAACCAGATGAAAGCCAG ACTTTGCCTTGCTGCCATGCATTTCAATGTGAATTCATCAAGATCACAGGCAGTGAAGGACGGAAAAGGGCAATACAGAGTTTCATTTCCAAAAAGTAGGAAAGGGGATCCAGTAGCAAAGGAAGTCAAAGTAAAGCAAAActttt GTTACATTCAAGAGCTCATGGATGAAGTGGTCATCAGAAGGGAAATGTTTTCAACATATGACCAGGCCAAGAGAGCGTTACAACAGGAGCTAGACCCTGCCCCACCTTCAATCTCTGGACAGAAGAGGGACGTCATTCAGGACTACAACAGAGACATTGTCATTCAGAACATGTGTAGGAGATTCAATTGTTATGTTAGAAACGAGGATAGTGGAATCCGGTAA